A section of the Quadrisphaera setariae genome encodes:
- a CDS encoding heavy-metal-associated domain-containing protein: MDKRYQVSGMTCGHCETSVREEVSVLAGVREVEVDASTGVLVVKATQDVPTSQVLAAVEEAGYTAVPVP, from the coding sequence ATGGACAAGCGCTACCAGGTGAGCGGTATGACCTGCGGCCACTGCGAGACCTCCGTGCGCGAGGAGGTCAGCGTCCTGGCCGGGGTGCGTGAGGTCGAGGTGGACGCCAGCACTGGAGTCCTGGTCGTCAAGGCCACCCAGGACGTGCCCACCTCCCAGGTGCTGGCCGCGGTCGAGGAGGCCGGCTACACCGCTGTCCCCGTGCCGTGA
- a CDS encoding GNAT family N-acetyltransferase, producing MRERLRAATWSAADTAHLMNIREMTPADLPRTAFWHRKALPQAFFTRLGPRFLRRWQHTYLDSPHAIALMAERTDVLPPQPVAFLLAATDAQAHQAHVLRHHRLPLTALGLGALLVRPAVLVRFLRTRAGRYIQRMTHLPTTGGLARQASPMAADAARGCPTPSSTSSASSTDSSPAERARVAAVVALVVDVEVRRSGVGRALLDAFTTRAAQAGADRAELVTAWASDAEVFYDECGWSRSTMRPNRDGSFVTPFHLALGAEVSAPECARHAADPVAESSD from the coding sequence GTGCGCGAGCGTCTGCGCGCCGCGACCTGGTCTGCGGCCGACACCGCGCACCTCATGAACATCCGCGAGATGACGCCTGCCGACCTGCCGCGCACCGCGTTCTGGCACCGCAAGGCTCTGCCACAGGCCTTCTTCACCCGGCTCGGTCCTCGCTTCTTGAGGCGCTGGCAGCACACCTACCTGGACTCCCCCCACGCCATCGCGCTGATGGCTGAGCGCACCGACGTCCTGCCGCCGCAGCCGGTGGCCTTCCTCCTCGCGGCCACTGACGCCCAGGCTCACCAGGCCCACGTCCTGCGCCACCACCGACTGCCGCTGACGGCCCTCGGCCTGGGCGCCCTGCTGGTCCGCCCGGCGGTGCTCGTGCGCTTCCTGCGCACCCGCGCCGGTCGCTACATCCAGCGCATGACCCACCTCCCCACCACCGGCGGGCTCGCTCGCCAGGCCAGCCCCATGGCCGCCGACGCTGCTCGTGGGTGCCCGACCCCCTCGTCCACCTCGTCCGCCTCGTCCACGGACTCCTCGCCGGCCGAGCGGGCCCGCGTGGCCGCGGTCGTCGCACTGGTCGTTGACGTCGAGGTCCGCCGAAGCGGCGTAGGACGAGCGCTCCTCGACGCCTTCACCACCCGGGCTGCCCAGGCCGGGGCCGACAGGGCCGAGCTGGTGACCGCATGGGCATCAGACGCTGAGGTCTTCTACGACGAGTGCGGCTGGTCGAGGTCCACCATGCGCCCCAACCGCGATGGCAGCTTCGTCACCCCCTTCCACCTCGCGCTGGGCGCTGAGGTGTCCGCGCCCGAGTGCGCGCGGCACGCCGCCGATCCCGTAGCTGAGTCCAGCGACTGA